Proteins co-encoded in one Papaver somniferum cultivar HN1 chromosome 5, ASM357369v1, whole genome shotgun sequence genomic window:
- the LOC113282205 gene encoding alpha-protein kinase 1-like — protein MDPSLPPPPPSPISTTTTTTTNNHQGGGGGSGYTDSIDSSTSPRSRNNDSWENEQQLPQVIPNSKLRLMCSYGGHIIPRPHDKSLCYIGGDTRIVVVDRHSSLVSLSSKISRTLLNGRSFTLKYQLPNEDLDSLISVSTDEDLENMIEEYDRTSAASVKTSRIRLFLFFSKPETAASMGSLLDDSKSESWFVDALNGSGNLPRGLSADSASVNCLLGLDDVVRIQDHNRNQHVEMNNQNDLSLGNLNKQMKGGNVQDVQSIPDSPMMETNSSFGSTTSSPSMSNLPPIRVHVEDQKVAGLEDHFSHMNIAPPQHKQDEGGFALLSSPPPLPTTITVSAGVHSGTVNASGVVNENSHNRVYSDDERSEYGFRKPPQPPQPQLQQKTSGGVDLPSPDGTARDSIPNMMARPKQVYYQEQVAQQVPPSDSRIAVDPKRDVSDLNYRIQMQQQQQQEQQHIRESGYALPPQQLDQQQQQHQFISATGTHYIQQHGAGQVPISSPYYHPMYVPQQPQQHLHQMDQQIPMYYVPVHQTQSYSMSMQPNMSETSKISSNRPPTPPTPTMVSTSVAPQNPGYPPRSAPPPKQPEMASTVYRTTAPGQVGGQQMMHTATDQHQQPHFVSYHPMHHPSQSIQAPNAGNYAYEYSDPNHAQIYYTQPLTSHYQTMSVAQAVAAVSDATSQIATDQNTNKQ, from the exons ATGgatccatcactgccaccaccaccaccctcacCAATCTCCACAAccacaacaaccactacaaacaACCACCAGGGTGGCGGCGGAGGTAGTGGTTACACAGACTCAATAGACTCATCAACATCACCTCGTTCAAGAAACAACGATTCATGGGAAAATGAACAGCAATTACCACAAGTCATCCCAAATTCAAAACTCCGTCTCATGTGTAGTTACGGCGGTCATATAATCCCGCGGCCTCATGATAAATCTCTGTGTTATATCGGTGGTGATACTCGTATTGTAGTTGTGGATCGTCATTCATCGCTTGTTTCACTTTCGTCGAAAATCTCAAGAACTTTACTAAACGGTCGTTCTTTTACATTGAAATATCAATTACCAAATGAAGATTTGGATTCACTGATTTCAGTATCAACTGATGAAGATCTTGAGAATATGATTGAAGAATATGATCGTACTTCGGCTGCTTCGGTGAAAACATCGAGGATtcgtttgtttttgttcttttcaaAACCTGAAACGGCTGCTTCAATGGGTTCATTACTTGATGATTCTAAATCTGAATCTTGGTTTGTTGATGCTTTGAATGGTTCTGGGAATTTACCTAGAGGATTATCTGCTGATTCTGCTTCTGTTAATTGTTTGTTAGGTTTAGATGATGTTGTTCGTATTCAAGATCATAATCGTAATCAACATGTGGAAATGAATAATCAGAATGATTTATCATTGGGGAATTTGAACAAACAGATGAAGGGGGGTAATGTTCAAGATGTTCAATCAATACCTGATTCACCTATGATGGAAACTAATTCATCATTTGGGTCTACTACTTCTTCACCTTCAATGTCTAATTTGCCTCCAATTAGGGTTCATGTTGAAGATCAGAAAGTTGCTGGATTAGAAGATCATTTTTCACATATGAATATTGCTCCTCCTCAACATAAACAGGATGAAGGGGGTTTTGCGTTACTTTCAtctcctcctccacttcctactaCCATTACTGTCTCTGCTGGAGTTCATTCTGGTACTGTTAATGCTTCTGGTGTTGTTAATGAAAACAGCCATAATCGGGTTTACTCTGATGATGAGAGATCTGAGTATGGGTTTCGAAAACCACCTCAGCCTCCACAACCTCAATTGCAGCAGAAAACTAGTGGTGGTGTTGATTTGCCCTCCCCTGATGGGACTGCAAG AGATAGTATTCCAAACATGATGGCtagaccaaaacaagtttattatCAAGAACAAGTTGCCCAACAAGTTCCACCAAGTGATAGCAGAATTGCTGTTGATCCAAAAAGAGATGTTTCAGATCTAAATTATCGAATCCagatgcagcaacagcagcagcaggaacaacAACACATTCGGGAATCGGGGTATGCTTTACCTCCACAACAATTggatcaacaacagcaacagcaccagTTTATCTCTGCAACTGGCACACATTACATCCAACAACATGGAGCAGGACAGGTACCAATTTCATCACCTTACTATCACCCAATGTATGTTCCACAACAACCGCAACAACATCTCCATCAAATGGATCAACAAATTCCTATGTATTATGTCCCCGTTCATCAAACTCAATCTTATAGCATGTCTATGCAACCAAATATGAgtgaaacatcaaaaatctcttcAAATCGACCTCCTACACCTCCAACTCCTACTATGGTCTCTACATCTGTTGCCCCACAAAATCCTGGGTATCCCCCTCGGTCTGCTCCTCCACCTAAACAACCCGAGATGGCATCAACTGTTTATAGAACAACTGCGCCAGGGCAAGTTGGAGGTCAACAGATGATGCACACAGCTACGGATCAGCATCAACAGCCGCATTTTGTTAGTTACCATCCAATGCATCACCCATCTCAATCTATTCAAGCTCCTAATGCTGGTAATTATGCTTATGAGTACTCGGATCCTAACCATGCTCAAATATATTATACTCAGCCTTTGACTTCTCATTACCAAACAATGAGTGTGGCTCAAGCAGTAGCAGCAGTTTCTGATGCTACTTCGCAGATAGCCACAGATCAAAACACTAATAAGCAGTAG